Within the Deltaproteobacteria bacterium genome, the region GCCACTGCGTCCGCCGCCGCCACCGCCGCCGAAGCCGCCGCCACGTCCGCCGCCACCGCCGAAGCCACGTCCGCCGCCGCCACCTTCACGTGGCGCCATTGGTTTTGCTTCGCTAACAGTCATCGCACGGCCTTCGTACATTGCGCCGTTGAATTTAGTGATTGCAGATGCCGCCTCTTCGTCAGTTCCCATTTCAACAAATCCGAAGCCTTTGCTTCGACCTGTTTCACGGTCCGTGATGATTTTCACGCTTGTGACTGTTCCGCACTCCGAGAATGAATCCGTCAGAGCCTGCTCTGTTGCTGAATACGGAAGATTACCTACATATAGCTTCTTACCCATAAAACCTCCTTAAGGCTTAGGTGCCACTTCGGAGGACTGGGCAGGATGCCCGCTGACTCGAAGACCGGCTTAACTTATTGCCCGTAAATCTAACACGGTTCAGATCAAAAGATCGAGTGTTCCTTGTTTAAATCTAAAGAAAATATGGGGACCGCTTAAAAGCGAGATAATGGACAATTAATTGAATCGGGTCCGGAAAGCCGGCTTGGTGCAGAGCTCCGACGATGATTTTAAGTGTCGTTGGATACAGACATTGACGCAACCGACAGGGCATTCCTTCGCCTCAGCCGACTGCATCTTTCTTTATGAGCAAGCGAGGGGCCACGCGAAGTGCCGTTTGGTTCGATCTCAACTGTCGAGTTCACTGCGACTGCTGAATAGATATACAAGTACTTGAAATCACAAGTGTTTGTGATTCGTCACACTTCCCATAAGCAAATCTTATTCATATTTTCATAGTTCCTCTTTGCGAGAGTGTCGCAACCGTATTCAAAAAATCGAAAATTTCCGGTTCACCTGCCGTTCGACACTTTTGGATTTTGACTGAGTTCGAAAAAAACGCGGTCAAGCTAGTCACTGAAAAAATAAATACATGCCTGTAGGCATTGACCAAGCAGAAATCGAAAACACATTTCTTTCATGAACGGATCAACAAAGGAGCAAAAAATGTCACGACTTAATGGACTCGATCTTTACCGTCCGGGCGCTTCGATCTGGAATATGTTGGCCGATGTTGACACGCTTTTTGATCGCTATGAAACAGCGACGGCGACAGCAGCTGCATTTTCTCCAAGAGCGAACATTGAGGAGACAGAAAACGCATACTTGCTGAGCTTTGATCTTCCGGGAGTGAAAAAGGAAGATCTAAAAGTTGATGTACACGGCCGGACCTTCATTTTGTCTGGCGAGCGCAAGCGGTCTTCGGAAAGTGATGAGCGGGGCTTTAAGCGATACGAGTGTGTTGCAGGTAAGTTTACTCGAAGTTTCACTCTTCCCGTTGGCGTCGATGCGGCCAAGGTGGAAGCTTCGTTGTTGGACGGCGTGCTAAACGTCACGGTTCCGAAATCCGAGGCCGAGAAGCCGCGAACAATAATGATTAAATAAATAATCCTAGGAATCCCTCCCTCTCGCAAACTGACTCTCTGTCAACTCCATAGGGCCCTGCGGCTATAGCTAGCAGGGCCTTTCTTTTCTTGTTAATCGTTGCCTCACGCCGCAAATCACTCATAGTCTATGAGCGTCGTTGGTGGATATTTTTCTTGGAGTTAAGGTGAAGGGAAATTTGAAGTTTCTTTTGTCCGTATTGCTCATCAGTGCGGCTTTTGCTAGCGAAGCTTCCGCTACGTGTATTGCTCCCTGGGGAATGCCGGTAGGAGAAGGCCAGTCTGTCGTCGCTTACTATGAAGACCGAGCAACCGGAGGCCGTCGCTGTCAATCCGAGATGCGCTTTTGTAACAACGGTTTTCTGTCCGGCTTTTATCGCTATCAGAATTGTACGGAAGATTTCGGCTGCAACGAATTCCCTTGGGGGTACATTCCGCACCTCAG harbors:
- a CDS encoding RNA-binding protein, translating into MGKKLYVGNLPYSATEQALTDSFSECGTVTSVKIITDRETGRSKGFGFVEMGTDEEAASAITKFNGAMYEGRAMTVSEAKPMAPREGGGGGRGFGGGGGRGGGFGGGGGGGRSG
- a CDS encoding Hsp20/alpha crystallin family protein, whose protein sequence is MSRLNGLDLYRPGASIWNMLADVDTLFDRYETATATAAAFSPRANIEETENAYLLSFDLPGVKKEDLKVDVHGRTFILSGERKRSSESDERGFKRYECVAGKFTRSFTLPVGVDAAKVEASLLDGVLNVTVPKSEAEKPRTIMIK